In Zobellia roscoffensis, the following are encoded in one genomic region:
- the nadC gene encoding carboxylating nicotinate-nucleotide diphosphorylase → MISKEQFQEEIDYIIKNAIREDVGDGDHSSLSCIPATAQGKAKLLVKDNGIIAGVEFAKQVFKYVDSNMEVETLIADGSPVKHGDIVFYVSGSSQSILKAERLVLNAMQRMSAIATKTNSFVKLLDGTGTKILDTRKTTPGIRALEKWAVKIGGGENHRFALYDMIMLKDNHIDFAGGIDKAIQKTKDYLKETGRDLKIIVEARDLGEIKQILDAGGVYRILIDNFNYEDTRKAVKLIGDTCLTESSGGINENTLRKYAECGVDYISSGALTHSVYNMDLSLKAV, encoded by the coding sequence ATGATTTCCAAAGAACAGTTTCAAGAAGAAATAGATTATATCATAAAAAATGCCATTCGTGAAGACGTAGGAGATGGGGACCATAGTTCGCTATCTTGTATTCCTGCAACGGCCCAAGGTAAGGCTAAATTATTGGTGAAGGATAATGGAATTATTGCTGGCGTAGAATTCGCCAAACAAGTTTTTAAATATGTGGATTCCAATATGGAGGTAGAGACATTAATTGCGGATGGTTCTCCCGTAAAACATGGGGATATTGTTTTTTACGTTTCGGGAAGTTCACAAAGTATTTTAAAAGCGGAACGGTTGGTTTTAAATGCCATGCAGCGTATGAGTGCCATTGCTACAAAGACAAATTCTTTTGTTAAGTTGTTGGATGGTACGGGAACCAAAATTCTAGATACTAGAAAAACAACACCTGGTATTCGTGCTTTGGAGAAGTGGGCGGTTAAGATAGGAGGTGGTGAAAATCATAGATTTGCACTCTATGATATGATTATGCTAAAAGATAACCATATAGACTTTGCAGGAGGAATAGATAAGGCTATTCAGAAAACCAAAGACTATTTGAAAGAGACCGGTCGTGATTTGAAAATAATTGTAGAAGCACGGGATTTAGGTGAGATAAAGCAAATACTGGATGCAGGTGGGGTGTACCGCATTCTAATTGACAACTTCAATTATGAAGATACTCGTAAAGCGGTAAAGCTGATTGGCGACACCTGTTTAACCGAGTCTTCAGGAGGAATCAATGAAAACACCCTTCGTAAATATGCTGAGTGTGGTGTGGATTACATTTCTTCTGGAGCACTGACACATTCAGTTTATAATATGGATTTAAGCCTAAAAGCGGTGTAA
- the rlmH gene encoding 23S rRNA (pseudouridine(1915)-N(3))-methyltransferase RlmH produces MTIKLIAIGKTDSKALLQLIAEYESRLKHYIKFELEVIPDIKNTKNLSETQQKDKEGELILKNLNNTDVLVLLDENGKQFSSIDFSAYLQKKMNAGLKQLVFVIGGPYGFSQDVYNKAQGKISLSKMTFSHQMVRLFVVEQVYRAFTILRNEPYHHR; encoded by the coding sequence ATGACCATAAAACTTATCGCAATTGGAAAAACGGATAGCAAAGCCCTATTACAGCTTATTGCTGAATATGAGAGCCGATTAAAACATTACATTAAGTTTGAACTTGAGGTTATACCAGACATTAAAAACACCAAAAACCTTTCCGAAACGCAACAAAAAGACAAGGAAGGCGAACTGATTTTAAAAAATTTGAACAATACCGATGTTCTTGTTTTACTAGACGAAAACGGAAAGCAATTTTCCTCTATAGATTTCTCTGCTTATTTACAGAAGAAAATGAACGCAGGCCTTAAACAACTTGTTTTTGTAATTGGCGGCCCCTATGGTTTCAGTCAAGATGTTTACAATAAAGCACAAGGAAAAATCAGTTTATCAAAAATGACGTTTTCGCACCAAATGGTTCGCTTGTTTGTAGTAGAACAGGTTTATAGAGCCTTCACTATTTTACGAAACGAGCCTTACCACCACAGATAA
- the serA gene encoding phosphoglycerate dehydrogenase: protein MVETGRKYVFDFDSTLTRVEALDVLAERTLQGNSNRDEIISQIQEITNLGIDGDISFTESLERRIKLLHAHKDDLGPLVEELRHKISKSIASNKEFFEKFSDDIYVISCGFKEFIDPIVKEYNIPSDRVYANTFEFDAEGNIVGFDSENVLSQHNGKIECLKNMKLEGEVQVIGDGYSDYVMREAGIADKFFAYTENVHREKAAKNADYITPNMDEFLFVNDLPRNISYPKNRIKILLLENVHPDAFKNLSDDGFSVELVKHSIGEEELIEKIKGVHVLGIRSKTQVTQKVLDAADKLLVVGAFCIGTTQIDLLHAKKNGVVVFNAPYSNTRSVVELAIGQIIMLMRSVFSRSSEIHSGQWQKTAEGSREVRGKNLGIVGYGNIGKQLSILAEALGMRVYYYDVDDKLSMGNAKKCNTLEDLLNVSDVVTLHIDDNKANKNFIGKREISQMRNGAMLINLSRGFVVDIEALAEGLKSGKVAGAAIDVYPEEPRSNGEFYTPLQGLKNVILTPHVGGSTEEAQRDIADFVPNKIMDYINSGNTVDAVNFPNIRLPKQQNAHRFLHIHKNVPGIMAKINEVCAKYGLNISGQFLSTDSEVGYVITDLDKEYNKDVIKALRKVENTIKFRVLY from the coding sequence ATGGTAGAAACAGGTAGAAAATACGTATTCGATTTTGATAGCACCTTAACAAGGGTTGAAGCTTTAGATGTTCTGGCTGAAAGAACCTTGCAGGGCAATTCTAACCGAGACGAAATCATTAGTCAAATACAAGAGATTACAAATCTGGGTATTGATGGAGATATATCCTTTACAGAATCACTTGAAAGACGTATAAAATTATTGCATGCTCATAAAGATGATTTAGGGCCGTTGGTAGAAGAGTTGCGTCACAAAATATCTAAGTCTATTGCTTCCAATAAAGAATTCTTTGAGAAATTCTCAGATGATATTTATGTTATTTCCTGCGGATTTAAGGAATTTATAGACCCTATTGTAAAAGAGTATAATATTCCTTCAGATAGAGTATATGCTAATACTTTTGAATTTGATGCAGAAGGGAATATTGTAGGTTTTGATTCTGAAAACGTACTTTCTCAGCATAATGGTAAAATTGAGTGCCTTAAGAATATGAAGCTTGAGGGCGAAGTTCAGGTTATTGGTGATGGTTATAGTGATTATGTAATGCGAGAGGCAGGTATTGCTGATAAGTTTTTCGCATACACCGAGAATGTACACCGTGAGAAGGCTGCTAAAAACGCAGATTACATCACTCCGAATATGGATGAGTTTCTTTTTGTGAACGATTTACCACGTAATATATCTTATCCAAAGAATAGAATAAAAATATTGCTTTTAGAGAATGTTCACCCAGATGCGTTCAAGAATTTATCTGACGATGGATTTTCTGTAGAGTTGGTAAAGCATAGTATTGGAGAGGAAGAACTAATCGAGAAAATAAAAGGTGTTCACGTTTTAGGTATACGTTCTAAAACTCAGGTAACTCAAAAAGTATTGGATGCTGCAGATAAGCTTTTAGTAGTTGGCGCATTTTGTATTGGTACCACGCAAATAGATTTGCTTCATGCAAAGAAAAATGGAGTTGTGGTTTTTAATGCTCCATACAGTAATACACGTTCGGTAGTTGAATTGGCTATTGGGCAAATAATTATGCTAATGCGTAGTGTGTTCTCTAGAAGTAGTGAAATTCACAGTGGGCAATGGCAAAAAACAGCAGAAGGTTCAAGAGAAGTTCGTGGTAAGAATCTTGGTATAGTTGGTTACGGAAATATTGGTAAGCAGCTTTCTATCTTAGCAGAAGCTTTGGGTATGCGTGTGTATTATTATGATGTTGACGATAAACTGTCAATGGGTAATGCAAAAAAATGCAATACGCTAGAAGATTTATTGAACGTTTCAGATGTAGTAACATTACATATAGATGATAATAAAGCCAATAAGAACTTCATTGGTAAGCGAGAAATTAGCCAAATGAGAAATGGGGCTATGCTTATTAACCTTTCAAGAGGTTTTGTTGTTGATATTGAAGCTTTGGCGGAAGGTTTAAAATCTGGTAAAGTTGCTGGTGCAGCTATAGATGTGTATCCAGAAGAGCCACGTAGTAATGGTGAGTTTTATACGCCATTACAAGGATTGAAAAATGTTATTTTAACTCCGCATGTTGGTGGTAGTACAGAAGAAGCACAGCGTGACATTGCAGATTTTGTTCCGAATAAAATTATGGATTACATTAACTCTGGTAATACGGTAGATGCTGTAAACTTCCCTAATATTCGTTTGCCAAAACAGCAGAATGCACACCGTTTCTTGCATATACACAAGAATGTGCCAGGCATTATGGCTAAGATTAATGAAGTATGTGCTAAATATGGCTTGAACATTTCTGGGCAATTTTTGTCTACTGATAGTGAGGTAGGGTATGTAATTACTGATTTAGATAAAGAGTATAACAAAGATGTTATTAAAGCTCTTAGAAAGGTTGAGAATACTATTAAATTTAGAGTATTGTACTAG
- a CDS encoding alpha/beta fold hydrolase gives MSIYKITIRTVFAMVMFIYSTVTWAQTEFFNSFDDTKIAYSDEGEGDVVLLIHGFINTKESWDNASIKEDLLAEGFRVVALDLRGNGESDKPQTEDAYSFDAEVMDILFLMQHLRLKKYMAVGYSRGSIILAKLLLKDRRVKKAVLGGMGVDFTNYRWPRKIKFMNAFNGRVTEETKGAVDYAKSVNADFRSLYLQQRFQPFTKKSHLAYVEAKVLVIAGNEDLDNGSPEKLHQAIPESEFVLVDGDHNETYKTDAFSKAVVSFLD, from the coding sequence ATGTCAATATATAAGATTACCATACGTACCGTTTTTGCAATGGTTATGTTTATTTATAGCACAGTTACTTGGGCACAAACTGAATTTTTTAATTCTTTTGACGATACCAAAATTGCGTATTCGGATGAAGGTGAGGGAGATGTAGTGTTGCTCATTCATGGTTTTATCAATACAAAGGAGTCTTGGGATAATGCAAGTATAAAGGAAGATTTGTTAGCTGAAGGTTTTAGGGTTGTAGCACTAGATTTAAGGGGTAATGGAGAATCAGATAAGCCTCAAACTGAAGATGCTTATAGCTTTGATGCAGAGGTAATGGATATCCTATTTCTCATGCAACATTTGCGATTAAAGAAATACATGGCGGTAGGGTATTCTCGTGGTAGTATCATTCTTGCTAAGTTGTTACTAAAAGATAGGCGTGTTAAAAAGGCAGTGTTGGGTGGAATGGGGGTTGATTTTACTAATTATAGGTGGCCGAGAAAAATTAAATTCATGAATGCCTTTAATGGAAGGGTGACAGAAGAAACGAAAGGAGCGGTAGACTATGCCAAATCTGTGAATGCAGATTTTAGAAGCCTCTATCTGCAGCAGCGTTTTCAGCCGTTTACAAAAAAGAGTCATTTAGCATATGTAGAGGCTAAAGTTTTGGTCATTGCGGGTAATGAAGATCTAGATAACGGTAGTCCTGAAAAGTTGCATCAGGCTATACCTGAAAGTGAGTTTGTTCTTGTTGATGGCGATCATAATGAAACATATAAAACCGATGCTTTTTCAAAAGCCGTAGTTTCTTTTTTAGATTAG
- a CDS encoding DUF3307 domain-containing protein, translating into MVLFTKLLLAHLIGDFLLQPSRWVVHKEANKGISKYLYAHVLLHFALIMLFVWDLQYWKIALIIMVSHYIIDLAKLYVTPMFRLKSIPFFIDQVLHIIVLYCCVYYDNLMEHTISLFQNLDWPLVTAIVFVSSPAAIIMGKLLEAMSDKIELDHKSLPNAGKYIGIIERLFVLMFIIMGRWEAIGLLIGAKSVFRFNDLKESNNRKLTEYILIGTLLSFGLAVITGIIYVNI; encoded by the coding sequence ATGGTTCTGTTTACTAAACTTTTATTGGCACATTTAATAGGTGATTTTTTATTGCAACCTAGTCGTTGGGTTGTTCATAAGGAAGCGAACAAGGGGATATCCAAATACCTGTATGCGCACGTTTTACTTCACTTTGCACTAATAATGCTATTTGTATGGGATTTGCAATATTGGAAAATAGCTTTAATTATAATGGTTTCGCATTATATTATAGATTTAGCTAAGTTATATGTAACACCAATGTTCAGACTTAAAAGCATTCCCTTTTTTATTGATCAGGTACTTCATATTATAGTGTTGTATTGTTGCGTGTATTATGACAATCTAATGGAGCATACTATTTCTCTTTTTCAGAATCTAGATTGGCCGTTGGTTACTGCAATTGTATTTGTGAGTTCTCCTGCAGCAATTATTATGGGAAAATTGTTGGAAGCTATGTCCGATAAAATAGAATTAGACCATAAATCGTTGCCTAATGCTGGTAAATACATAGGAATAATTGAAAGATTGTTTGTCCTTATGTTTATTATTATGGGTAGGTGGGAGGCTATTGGTTTATTAATTGGAGCTAAATCTGTTTTTCGGTTTAATGATTTAAAAGAAAGTAACAACAGGAAGCTTACCGAATATATTTTAATAGGAACATTGTTGAGTTTTGGGCTTGCTGTAATTACAGGAATTATCTATGTCAATATATAA
- a CDS encoding SatD family protein encodes MVAIITGDIINSENHNSSEWLGILKDYLSKLGNSPIDWEVYRGDEFQLKIAKEDALQAAIHIKALVKTVKGLDVRMGIGLGSETFKGVGVSESNGPAYHRSGRTFESLKDDKLNLTIATGNGFFDDTLNLMLKLALHFMDDWSTVSAEIIVLALDSPNASQREIAKKLDIQQSAVSQRQKRARLDLVLELLEYYSKTLKELS; translated from the coding sequence ATGGTAGCAATAATCACGGGAGATATTATTAATTCTGAGAACCACAACTCATCCGAATGGTTAGGTATTCTTAAAGATTACTTATCTAAATTAGGTAATTCACCAATAGACTGGGAGGTTTACAGAGGAGATGAGTTTCAGTTAAAAATTGCAAAGGAAGATGCTTTGCAAGCGGCAATACATATTAAGGCTTTAGTAAAAACTGTAAAGGGTTTAGATGTTCGTATGGGCATTGGCTTAGGTAGTGAGACTTTTAAAGGTGTTGGTGTGAGTGAGTCTAACGGGCCTGCGTATCATAGGTCTGGTAGAACTTTTGAGTCTCTTAAAGACGATAAGCTTAATTTAACTATTGCTACGGGCAATGGTTTTTTTGATGATACTCTAAACCTTATGCTAAAACTAGCACTTCATTTTATGGATGACTGGAGTACCGTATCTGCAGAAATAATTGTTTTGGCACTAGATAGCCCTAATGCTTCACAACGTGAAATCGCTAAAAAGCTAGATATTCAACAGTCAGCGGTAAGTCAACGTCAGAAAAGGGCTCGTCTAGATTTGGTTCTAGAATTACTTGAGTATTATTCAAAAACTTTAAAAGAATTAAGTTAG
- a CDS encoding methyltransferase family protein: MELRIPPAVVFLICVGLMYLLATFLPVGYFDFFGRHYLVYGLLAFASIVAIIALFQFFSSRTTINPTNPSGASKLVESGIFAYSRNPMYLALLVLLLAWGIWLGNAFNTLLAAGFVGYMNRFQIIPEEMALVKLFGKSYRQYCLNVRRWF; encoded by the coding sequence ATGGAGTTAAGAATACCTCCCGCTGTTGTTTTTTTAATTTGTGTGGGTTTGATGTATCTGCTTGCTACGTTTTTACCTGTGGGTTATTTCGATTTTTTTGGAAGACATTATTTGGTTTACGGGTTATTGGCTTTTGCGAGTATTGTTGCGATTATTGCTCTTTTTCAATTCTTTAGTTCGCGGACTACTATAAATCCAACAAACCCTTCTGGGGCAAGTAAATTGGTTGAGAGCGGAATCTTTGCATATTCTAGAAACCCTATGTATTTAGCTTTGCTTGTTTTGTTGCTGGCTTGGGGGATATGGTTAGGGAATGCTTTTAATACCTTATTAGCAGCTGGTTTTGTGGGGTATATGAATAGGTTTCAAATTATTCCTGAAGAAATGGCCCTTGTAAAACTTTTTGGCAAGAGTTATAGACAATATTGTTTGAATGTGCGAAGGTGGTTTTAA
- a CDS encoding non-canonical purine NTP diphosphatase, translating into MKLVFATHNKNKFDEVKKLVPAHIELVSLTDIGCFDEIPETGATLEENAHIKADYVTKNYNLPCFADDTGLIVEALNGEPGVYSARYAGESKNSDDNMNKLLNNLKGQNSRAAHFKTVIALNINQEKHTFDGIVQGEITKEKTGNHGFGYDPIFKPNGYEKTFAELPLKTKNSIGHRGRAMKKLIDFLQ; encoded by the coding sequence ATGAAACTTGTTTTCGCAACACACAACAAAAACAAATTTGACGAAGTTAAGAAGCTAGTTCCTGCACATATAGAATTGGTTTCACTTACAGATATTGGCTGCTTTGACGAAATACCTGAAACCGGTGCCACTTTAGAAGAAAATGCTCACATCAAAGCCGACTACGTAACTAAAAATTATAATCTACCTTGTTTTGCAGATGATACGGGTCTTATAGTTGAGGCTCTTAATGGTGAACCAGGCGTATATTCAGCCAGATACGCAGGCGAGTCAAAAAACTCAGATGACAATATGAACAAACTTCTAAACAACCTAAAAGGCCAAAATAGTCGCGCTGCCCACTTTAAGACCGTAATTGCCTTAAATATAAATCAAGAAAAACATACATTTGACGGAATCGTTCAAGGCGAAATAACAAAAGAAAAAACAGGCAACCATGGTTTTGGTTACGACCCTATTTTTAAGCCCAATGGTTACGAGAAAACTTTTGCTGAGCTTCCATTAAAGACTAAAAACAGTATAGGTCATAGAGGGCGTGCCATGAAAAAATTGATAGATTTTCTACAATAA
- a CDS encoding DEAD/DEAH box helicase, translated as MTKFEALGLDKSILDAVNDMGFESPSEVQEKAIPILLESETDLVALAQTGTGKTAAFGFPLIQKVDSNSRTTQGLILSPTRELCLQITKEMQAYSKYVKGLNTVAIYGGASITDQARQIKRGAQIVVATPGRMKDMISRGLVDITKIDYCILDEADEMLNMGFFEDIKDILSNTPKDKSTWLFSATMPREVATIAKKFMHSPTEITVGNKNAGTSTVQHEYYVVGGRDRYPALKRLADANPDIFSVVFCRTKRDTQRVAEKLIEDGYNAGALHGDLSQNQRDLVMNSFRKKQIQMLVATDVAARGIDVDDVTHVINYQLPDEIETYTHRSGRTGRAGKSGISMVIVTRSEMRKIHAIEKKIQQDFLSKKIPTGIEICEIQLYHLANKIKETEINADVENYLPAINDVLEGLDREELIKKIVSVEFTRFSNYYNKTKDMNTSDDRGRDRDRNRGERNSNAPSNGSVRYFINVGEKDGYDWMSLKDFLRDTLSLGKEDVYKVDTKDSFSFFNTEAEHTDKILSFFTDFKLEGRFINVEVSKNPGGSGGGRSRSGGGGRGRRDRDNDRGGRSRSRDNNRNSSKGKSSHSGKRRSSKSRTDFF; from the coding sequence ATGACAAAATTTGAAGCCTTAGGGCTAGACAAGTCCATATTGGACGCTGTCAACGACATGGGATTTGAAAGCCCATCTGAAGTACAAGAAAAAGCAATCCCAATCTTATTGGAAAGTGAAACCGATCTTGTTGCACTAGCGCAAACAGGAACCGGTAAAACTGCTGCTTTTGGTTTTCCATTAATCCAGAAAGTAGATAGTAACAGTAGAACCACTCAAGGTTTGATACTGTCTCCTACTCGTGAACTATGTTTGCAGATTACTAAAGAAATGCAAGCTTACTCAAAATATGTAAAAGGCCTCAACACTGTTGCCATTTACGGTGGAGCAAGCATTACAGACCAAGCAAGACAAATCAAACGTGGCGCACAGATAGTTGTAGCAACTCCTGGACGAATGAAAGATATGATTAGCCGTGGTCTAGTTGATATTACCAAAATAGATTACTGTATTCTTGATGAAGCGGACGAAATGCTCAACATGGGCTTTTTTGAAGATATAAAAGATATCCTTTCTAATACCCCTAAAGACAAATCTACCTGGTTATTTTCTGCTACTATGCCAAGAGAAGTAGCTACTATAGCCAAAAAGTTCATGCACAGCCCTACTGAAATTACAGTAGGAAATAAAAATGCAGGAACTTCAACTGTACAACACGAATATTACGTAGTTGGCGGAAGAGACAGATATCCTGCCCTTAAGAGACTTGCAGATGCCAACCCGGATATTTTTTCTGTAGTTTTCTGTAGAACAAAAAGAGATACCCAACGTGTAGCTGAAAAGTTAATTGAAGATGGGTACAATGCAGGAGCATTACACGGCGATTTAAGCCAAAACCAACGTGATTTAGTTATGAACTCGTTTCGCAAGAAACAAATTCAGATGCTGGTCGCTACAGATGTAGCTGCTCGTGGTATTGACGTAGATGATGTTACACACGTTATCAACTATCAACTACCTGATGAAATAGAAACCTATACGCATAGAAGTGGTCGTACCGGTAGAGCGGGTAAATCTGGTATTTCAATGGTTATTGTAACCAGAAGTGAAATGCGTAAGATTCATGCCATTGAGAAAAAAATTCAGCAAGATTTCTTGTCAAAGAAAATTCCAACTGGAATAGAAATTTGTGAAATTCAGTTATATCACTTGGCAAACAAAATCAAGGAAACAGAAATTAATGCAGATGTAGAAAACTATCTTCCTGCTATTAACGATGTTTTAGAAGGTTTAGATCGTGAGGAACTTATCAAAAAAATAGTATCTGTAGAATTTACACGATTCTCTAATTACTATAACAAAACAAAAGACATGAATACCTCTGACGACCGTGGTCGCGACAGAGATAGAAATAGAGGCGAAAGAAATTCAAACGCGCCTTCTAATGGATCTGTTCGCTATTTCATTAATGTTGGAGAGAAAGATGGTTACGATTGGATGTCGTTAAAAGATTTCTTACGTGATACATTAAGTCTAGGAAAAGAAGATGTTTACAAGGTTGACACTAAAGATTCTTTTTCTTTCTTTAATACCGAAGCAGAACACACAGATAAAATTCTTTCGTTTTTCACAGATTTCAAATTAGAAGGAAGGTTTATAAACGTTGAAGTTTCTAAAAATCCAGGCGGAAGCGGTGGCGGTCGTAGTAGAAGTGGCGGCGGAGGTCGCGGCAGAAGAGATCGCGACAACGATCGTGGTGGTCGTTCAAGAAGTAGAGATAACAACAGAAACTCTTCAAAAGGAAAATCTAGCCATTCAGGAAAGAGAAGAAGCTCAAAAAGCAGAACAGACTTCTTTTAG
- a CDS encoding carboxypeptidase-like regulatory domain-containing protein encodes MKPILVLILLFISTFSFAQEEEILEEKVINATVVNAQTDALMGDVHVINLNKVKGTITKEDGEFSILASVDDILYFSFLGFKSQKIRVTNDMFKFKDTKIALTELAYALEEVIVKPYQLTGYLEIDVKNAPINNAYQYSISGLSVGYEGGSKNPSAVTKVLGAILNPADLLRNLFGKQPNQMKKLRKIKEDDQIRDLLASKFDREVLTELLQIEKLDIQDILNNCNYSKSFIKTANDLQILDAISSCYEDFKVLNRKK; translated from the coding sequence ATGAAACCAATCTTAGTCTTAATTCTCCTATTTATCTCTACATTCTCGTTTGCTCAAGAAGAAGAAATTTTAGAGGAAAAAGTAATAAACGCCACAGTTGTAAACGCTCAGACCGATGCCCTTATGGGTGATGTTCACGTTATAAATCTGAACAAGGTTAAAGGAACAATTACAAAAGAAGATGGTGAATTTTCAATTTTAGCATCTGTAGATGACATCCTTTACTTTTCTTTTTTAGGTTTCAAGTCTCAAAAAATAAGGGTCACAAATGATATGTTCAAATTCAAGGACACAAAAATTGCCCTAACGGAACTTGCCTATGCATTAGAAGAGGTAATTGTTAAGCCTTATCAGCTTACTGGTTATCTTGAGATAGACGTTAAGAATGCTCCAATAAACAATGCGTATCAATACAGTATATCAGGTCTTTCTGTAGGTTATGAAGGTGGCAGCAAGAATCCAAGTGCTGTTACAAAAGTTTTGGGCGCTATCTTAAATCCTGCAGATTTGTTGCGTAATCTTTTTGGCAAACAGCCCAACCAGATGAAGAAACTCCGTAAAATAAAAGAAGATGACCAGATACGGGACCTTTTAGCATCAAAATTTGACCGCGAAGTCTTAACGGAACTACTCCAAATAGAAAAACTAGACATTCAAGACATTTTGAACAATTGCAATTACTCAAAATCGTTTATAAAAACTGCCAATGACTTACAAATACTAGACGCCATAAGCAGTTGCTACGAAGATTTTAAAGTATTAAATCGTAAAAAATAA
- a CDS encoding alpha-amylase family glycosyl hydrolase produces MKRLLSAVVIFSLLIACKEKRKDIIEEVSVKTDTISKVIDPKKDYPFTWEAANIYFLLTDRFNNGNTENDVNFDRTASTGPLRDFRGGDIQGITHKIEEGYFSDLGINAIWFTPVIEQIHGSTDEGTGNTYGYHGYWANDWTALDPNFGTRKDLETMVKTAHKNGIRVLMDVVLNHTGPVTDIDEAWPEEWIRTQPTCDFATYETTTECTLVENLPDIRTESNEAVELPDALLAKWKEEGRLSQELDELQLFFERTGYPRAPRYYIIKWLTDYVNNLGVDGFRVDTVKHVNENAWSELYKEASYAFENWKKMHPEKVLDQQPFYMVGEVYNYGISSGREFEFSDKKVDYFAHGFKSLINFELKEDAKKDYESIFRKYNKFLHSELSGKSVVNYLTSHDDSHPYDADRKDPFRAANVLLLTPGASQIYYGDETARDLTIEGTADNPVQGDATLRSFMNWDELDSLPRTKEILHHWKKLGTFRRNHLAIGTGRHKRLGKSPYVFSRTYVEGDYKDKVVVGLDLPKGKKSLWVKGFFGDGTKLYDTYSETEVTVENGKVLLENDFNIALLELKE; encoded by the coding sequence ATGAAAAGACTGCTCTCTGCGGTTGTTATTTTCTCCCTTCTTATCGCCTGCAAAGAAAAGCGAAAAGATATAATAGAAGAAGTATCAGTAAAGACCGATACTATTTCGAAAGTCATTGATCCCAAAAAAGACTATCCTTTTACATGGGAAGCGGCTAACATCTACTTTTTGTTAACCGACAGGTTTAACAATGGCAATACAGAAAATGACGTTAATTTTGACAGAACAGCATCTACAGGCCCTTTAAGAGATTTCAGGGGAGGCGATATTCAAGGTATTACCCATAAAATTGAAGAAGGTTATTTTTCAGACCTTGGAATCAACGCCATTTGGTTTACTCCAGTCATTGAACAAATTCATGGTAGCACAGATGAAGGTACCGGAAACACATATGGTTATCATGGCTATTGGGCAAACGACTGGACAGCTCTAGACCCTAATTTTGGTACTCGAAAAGATTTAGAAACTATGGTCAAAACTGCCCATAAAAATGGAATTCGCGTTTTAATGGATGTAGTACTTAATCATACCGGACCTGTTACCGACATTGACGAGGCTTGGCCTGAGGAATGGATTAGAACCCAACCTACATGTGATTTTGCCACATATGAAACTACTACTGAGTGCACGTTAGTGGAAAATCTACCCGATATACGAACAGAATCTAATGAAGCCGTTGAGCTTCCTGATGCACTTTTAGCCAAATGGAAAGAAGAGGGTCGCCTTAGTCAAGAATTAGACGAATTACAACTCTTTTTTGAACGTACAGGCTACCCAAGAGCTCCTCGCTATTATATAATAAAATGGCTCACAGACTACGTTAATAATTTAGGTGTTGATGGTTTTAGGGTTGATACAGTAAAGCATGTGAACGAAAATGCATGGTCTGAACTTTATAAAGAAGCTTCATACGCTTTTGAAAACTGGAAAAAAATGCATCCAGAAAAAGTACTTGACCAACAGCCTTTCTATATGGTTGGTGAAGTTTACAACTATGGTATTTCAAGCGGAAGAGAATTTGAGTTTAGTGACAAGAAAGTAGATTATTTTGCTCACGGATTTAAAAGCTTAATCAATTTTGAATTAAAGGAAGACGCAAAGAAAGACTACGAATCTATTTTTAGAAAATATAATAAATTCTTACATTCCGAACTTTCCGGTAAAAGTGTTGTAAATTATTTAACCTCACATGATGACTCACATCCTTATGATGCGGACAGAAAAGACCCTTTTAGAGCAGCAAACGTTTTATTGCTTACTCCGGGTGCTTCCCAAATCTATTATGGCGACGAAACTGCCCGTGATTTGACCATTGAAGGAACAGCGGATAACCCTGTACAAGGTGATGCCACATTACGTTCTTTCATGAATTGGGATGAACTGGATAGCCTACCAAGAACAAAAGAAATCCTACACCATTGGAAAAAATTAGGAACCTTTAGAAGAAATCATCTAGCCATTGGCACCGGAAGACATAAAAGACTTGGCAAAAGCCCTTATGTTTTTAGCAGAACCTATGTTGAAGGCGATTACAAAGATAAAGTAGTGGTTGGCCTAGACTTGCCAAAAGGAAAAAAATCACTTTGGGTGAAAGGATTTTTTGGTGATGGTACTAAACTTTATGACACCTATTCAGAAACAGAAGTAACCGTAGAAAATGGCAAAGTACTTCTTGAGAACGATTTTAATATTGCTCTATTAGAATTAAAAGAATAA